The following are encoded together in the Candidatus Omnitrophota bacterium genome:
- a CDS encoding TfoX/Sxy family protein → MAYDEQLAKRLRTLIAKRTDFYEQNMFGGMGFLLRGNMCFGIWKKDLILRLGQEQAVKTLKQKNVVPFDITGRPMKGWVGQAIAFVSQLPGK, encoded by the coding sequence ATGGCCTACGATGAGCAGTTAGCCAAACGTTTAAGGACCTTGATCGCCAAGCGGACGGACTTTTATGAACAAAACATGTTCGGCGGAATGGGATTTCTTTTGCGCGGCAACATGTGTTTCGGCATTTGGAAGAAAGACCTGATCCTGCGCCTTGGGCAGGAGCAGGCTGTCAAAACGCTCAAACAAAAGAATGTCGTACCTTTTGACATCACCGGCCGCCCCATGAAAGGGTGGGTAGGCCAAGCCATCGCCTTTGTCAGCCAATTACCTGGTAAATAG